The segment GCCGTTTCAATATCCATCTCATTTTTTAATTCCGTAATGTTTTCCTTCGCATCTTCACGCCATGTGTCTTTGATGGCAAATGTATAAGTAGGCATACGAGAAAGTCCATTGTTTTCTTGTGGAAGGGGTTCATCAATCATCATTCCTGGAACAGTGGTCTCAAAATCGTATTGAATATGCGCAATCTGAGTTGTTTCAGGTAAATTCTTTTGTTTTAAGATTTCTTCGCGGGTAATAATTTGATCATGGCTTAGATCTTTAAATGTTGCGATGATTTGTTTTTGATCATCATAGACATGAGCATGAAGGATTGGTTGTTCATGCAGTGGTGTGGCATCCCCATAGTCCGTTGTTGGTCGATAATCAAAGCGTCCGGGCGCTAAATGATTCTAAGCGTAAATGTTTATTAATATAGTAGTTCCACTTGTACTCAACATAACGATCGTCTGCCCCATGTTCCAAAGCTGTCATTTGATGGGGCGTAGGTTAATGTTGCCCAAGGGTATACAGTTGGGCGCTTATTCAGTGCTTCAAAATCCGTTGAGTGTTTACCAAATGGATCAATCGGGCTAAAGTGTCCGGGAACATACCAATTCCCATCTACCTCAGGTGTTTCACTTTCAGATGGATATAATGTGGTTTCCGCATACCCTTGATCGTCCAGGGTCACATCATCCACATTTATAAATTCAAGTCGTGACGTCACACCGACACCTGACACTGGTTCATCTAACGATCCCGGTTTCTCTTGATAATTTACCTTTAGATTTTCATAAAATAATGTTGTTTCGTTTTGATCTTGTTCTTGGTATGAAGGTGCATCAAAATACCACGTTAACGTACGTGTATCCAGATCGACTAAATCTGGAGAGGGTCCTTCAATCATGCCTTTGTATTCTAAAGATTCATGATACGTTTCTTGAATCTTAATTTGCGTTCCCGCTTTGATATAAAGTTGTCCTTGTGGTTGACGATCAATTTGTGCTTTGGTAACCCACACACTTTCCATGCCTGGGCTAAGTCCTAAAGAACCCTGATACTTCTGATTCTTTAATCCTTCATATGCTTTCGTTATCTTTAAAGGACTGCTCGCTTGCACTTGTGTCTTTAAATTAAGGGTTGGGTTGGTCCGTTGATCCGTTGAGACCTTAATCTCAAACGATACATTTTCCGTCGTTTTGGTTGTACCATTGGGTACGCTAAAAATTAAGGGAACTTCAAGGTATGTACCTGATTCAAAGACTTCTCGTGTTATTTCAAGTCCAGTGTTGGTAGCACTGACGTGATATAAATCACCCAACGCATTCTTAATAGAGGTTATGTCCATTTCCACAAAATCTTGCATGAATACCTCAATTTTTAGATTTGTAAATGTTGTGTGAGCTCCTGTTGCCTTAAGTTTCAATTCAATACTGTTTTTTTCACCACTATTGAACGTGTCATAGGTCATGCTTGCATGACTTTCAAGGTTAAACGCCTCAAAATTAGCGCTTAACGGAACTATGGATAGAAGTAATAAAAAGCTGGATAATGCAATCATCAATTTCTTTTTCATCATCACACTCCTTTGTTTCATCATTATATAAGGTGTCATGAAAACGAGACATTCTAGATTTACAATCGCATTGTATTTTTTGGATTTTAGCCTCCCAAACAGAGTTATAAGACGCTGTATTCTCAACCTTACTTAGGTTGTAAATTATGATTTTCATGCATATTAAGGGTTTGGTGGCATGTGTATAATGCTTCTAAAATCATCACATATTGATTTTGCGTTGGGTAATCATCCACCAAGATGATTTGGGGGTATTCTGATCGCACAGCATTTCCAACAATGATATCGTAAGCATCATGTTGGATTTCGCAAGCACTACAACATGTCACAATAAAATCTGTTGTATTTAATTGAAATCTTCCAAACAAATCACTTTGAAGATACCTTGCATGATGTTCACCCAAATCTGAGAAAAATAGAATTGATATTTTTCTGGGGATGAGTTCAAGCATCTCTGGACAATTCATAATGGTCCAATACAATAGATCATTTAAATATAGTTTGGGATCAAGTTGAACCACCGGTTCCACAGATTCGATCGCACCTAAAAAATGACTTTTGAGCCAGGGTCTTTCCTTATCAAGCCCATTCATAAATTCTGCAATCCGATCGATAAACAACGATGTTTTAAACGGGTAAAGCATATAATTATTGAGCAATGTTTGATGCGTCGTTGTAATAAACGCTTGGGTTGATGGTGATAAATTCTTCTGTGTCGCTTCCATAACATGGTTCAGAATTTTCTGTGTATATGGCTCTATAATGCTTGGATTTAATACTGGTGTATGATAATACATCACTTCTGAGAGACTTTGAATACAGATATGCGCATCAAATTCTCGATAGTCTTTAAAGATGGGTTCAAAACATGCATCTTGGATGGATGTTTTTTCCATTAGACAGAGATTACTGTGATAACCTTGACGTTCTCTTAACTCTGATACCGCAAATAAGGTCACACTAAAAACAAGGGTTAATCGATCGTAGTAAATACCTCTTGCCTGAAAGATGTGTTGAATCATGGCCGTACAGGCTTCCGTATTCATTTTTAAGATTGAGTCAAGATGTTCCGATCCATACAATTCCAAAACCATACATGTTACAAATTTACGAATATAATGTTCTTGATCTGAAACAATGCTTACAGGAGCAAAACCATTGCGTTGAATTTGAATTCCATTGGATTTAAAGGATGCGTTTATCGCACGAAGTGACCGATAAAACGTGGATTCACTGATAAAAAATTGTTCCATTCGGAGTTCATTGGATGTATTAGGATGTAAGAAAATATCCACAAATAATGAAATCGAAGTCGCCCTTAACAAAAATGTTCGTAAGATTTTGTCGTTAAGTTTTTGATTGTACTGATCAACGTAGTATCGTCCATGTAGATTTTGAATTTTCAGTTCCGGTTCCCATTCTTGGGCAATTTGGTCTAAATAATTATAAATTGTTTTTTCCGAACAACCGCATTGTTTGGATAACTCCGCAATCGAAGCTTGCGGCCTATCATCACTGTTTAAGTATGTAATAACACGATAATGATTTCTATCTGTCGTATTAAGTAATGTCCACATATTCCCCTCCACAATCATATCGTTACAATTATACCTTCAAAACACATCATTATTTTAATGATATGCCCCCCTAAAACGCAGTTCATATTCCACACAAACTTCAAAGTGCTTATAAATCACTTTTATGGTATTTGTGCTATAATACGATTAATAATGGGAAGTAGTTCTTTGAAACAACTTGT is part of the Erysipelothrix piscisicarius genome and harbors:
- a CDS encoding helix-turn-helix domain-containing protein; this encodes MWTLLNTTDRNHYRVITYLNSDDRPQASIAELSKQCGCSEKTIYNYLDQIAQEWEPELKIQNLHGRYYVDQYNQKLNDKILRTFLLRATSISLFVDIFLHPNTSNELRMEQFFISESTFYRSLRAINASFKSNGIQIQRNGFAPVSIVSDQEHYIRKFVTCMVLELYGSEHLDSILKMNTEACTAMIQHIFQARGIYYDRLTLVFSVTLFAVSELRERQGYHSNLCLMEKTSIQDACFEPIFKDYREFDAHICIQSLSEVMYYHTPVLNPSIIEPYTQKILNHVMEATQKNLSPSTQAFITTTHQTLLNNYMLYPFKTSLFIDRIAEFMNGLDKERPWLKSHFLGAIESVEPVVQLDPKLYLNDLLYWTIMNCPEMLELIPRKISILFFSDLGEHHARYLQSDLFGRFQLNTTDFIVTCCSACEIQHDAYDIIVGNAVRSEYPQIILVDDYPTQNQYVMILEALYTCHQTLNMHENHNLQPK